Proteins encoded by one window of Nitrospinota bacterium:
- a CDS encoding arsenosugar biosynthesis-associated peroxidase-like protein: MDTYYNPADLAKFPDMAKDAPELGKAFFAYYGKVFQEGALTAREKSLIALAVAHAVQCPYCIDAYSSDALEKGSNREQMTEAIHVAVAIRGGASLVHGVQMRNTTGKISME, from the coding sequence GTGGATACATATTACAACCCGGCCGATCTGGCAAAGTTTCCGGACATGGCAAAGGACGCGCCTGAGCTGGGGAAGGCATTTTTTGCGTATTATGGAAAAGTTTTTCAGGAAGGGGCGCTGACCGCCAGAGAGAAGTCGCTTATCGCTCTTGCTGTTGCCCATGCTGTGCAGTGTCCCTACTGTATCGATGCCTATTCCAGCGACGCGCTTGAAAAGGGTTCCAACAGGGAGCAGATGACAGAGGCGATACATGTCGCGGTCGCTATCCGCGGAGGGGCATCACTGGTGCATGGCGTGCAGATGCGCAACACAACCGGCAAGATCAGCATGGAATAA